One segment of Salvia splendens isolate huo1 chromosome 20, SspV2, whole genome shotgun sequence DNA contains the following:
- the LOC121780539 gene encoding probable methyltransferase PMT20, translated as MKHKDGKPIHQHDKVSRKVPMAIMFVVLCGFSFYLGGIFCSEKEKYATNEVAEAAENPKEKPAIPAAGALQIKAVKFDECPADFQDYTPCTDPKRWKKFSLHRLSFMERHCPPVFEKKECLVPPPDGYKLPIRWPKSKDECWYRNVPYDWINKQKSNQHWLKKEGEKFLFPGGGTMFPNGVSEYIDKMQDLIPGMKDGTVRTAIDTGCGVASWGGDLLDRGILTVSLAPRDNHEAQVQFALERGIPAVLGIISTQRLPFPSSSFDMAHCSRCLIPWTEFGGIYLLEVHRMLRPGGFWVLSGPPVNYENHWRGWNTTIEDQKTDYEKLQELLTSMCFKLYNKKDDIAVWQKLSDSSCYKKLETPDTYPPKCDDGTEPDLAWYTPIRPCAVVPDQKYKKIALDSLAKWPERLHTAPERVSDVRGGSDGAFKHDDSKWKTRAKHYKKLVPAIGTDKIRNVMDMNTLYGGFAAALIDAPLWVMNTVSSYSSNTLGVVYDRGLIGTYHDWCEAFSTYPRTYDLLHLDGLFTAESHRCEMKYVLLEMDRILRPNGYVIIRESSYFVDAVATMAKGMKWGCRKEETEYGSEQEKILICQKKLWYSSKQSSR; from the exons ATGAAGCATAAGGATGGGAAACCGATTCATCAGCATGATAAGGTTTCTAGGAAAGTTCCCATGGCAATTATGTTTGTGGTGCTGTGTGGATTTTCATTCTACTTGGGTGGGATATTCTGTTCGGAGAAAGAAAAATATGCAACTAACGAGGTTGCTGAGGCGGCCGAGAATCCAAAGGAAAAGCCTGCAATTCCAGCTGCAGGGGCATTGCAGATCAAAGCTGTGAAGTTCGACGAATGCCCTGCTGATTTCCAAGATTACACCCCGTGCACGGATCCTAAG AGGTGGAAGAAGTTCAGCCTCCACCGGCTTTCGTTCATGGAGCGCCATTGCCCTCCTGTATTTGAGAAGAAGGAGTGCTTAGTCCCGCCTCCGGATGGTTATAAGCTGCCTATTAGATGGCCGAAGAGCAAGGACGAATGTTGGTACAG GAATGTGCCATATGACTGGATCAACAAACAAAAGTCTAACCAGCattggttgaagaaggaagggGAGAAGTTCCTCTTTCCTGGTGGTGGCACTATGTTCCCCAACGGTGTCAGTGAATACATTGATAAGATGCAGGACTTGATCCCAGGAATGAAAGATGGGACGGTTCGGACAGCCATTGATACCGGATGTGGG GTGGCTAGCTGGGGTGGTGATTTACTAGACCGAGGTATTCTCACAGTTTCTCTGGCCCCTAGAGATAACCACGAAGCCCAAGTTCAGTTTGCTCTCGAACGTGGAATTCCTGCAGTGCTGGGCATCATATCAACACAGAGACTTCCCTTCCCCTCCAGCTCTTTCGACATGGCACACTGCTCTCGGTGCCTCATTCCATGGACTGAATTCG GTGGAATCTACCTCTTGGAGGTGCACCGTATGCTCCGGCCTGGTGGTTTCTGGGTGCTTTCCGGCCCACCAGTAAACTACGAGAACCACTGGAGAGGATGGAATACCACTATCGAAGACCAGAAAACAGATTACGAGAAGTTGCAAGAGCTGCTAACATCAATGTGCTTCAAATTGTACAACAAGAAAGATGACATTGCTGTCTGGCAGAAATTATCAGACAGTAGCTGCTACAAGAAGCTCGAAACCCCAGATACGTACCCCCCCAAGTGCGACGATGGCACTGAGCCGGACTTGGCTTGGTACACTCCCATCCGTCCCTGTGCCGTTGTTCCTGACCAGAAGTACAAGAAGATAGCACTGGATTCCCTTGCCAAATGGCCCGAGCGGTTGCACACTGCTCCCGAGCGTGTCTCTGATGTCCGTGGTGGCAGCGATGGCGCTTTCAAGCATGACGACAGCAAATGGAAGACGAGGGCGAAGCACTACAAGAAGTTGGTCCCTGCAATAGGAACTGATAAGATCAGAAATGTCATGGACATGAACACTCTGTATGGAGGCTTCGCTGCTGCTTTGATCGATGCTCCATTGTGGGTGATGAATACCGTATCCTCCTACTCTTCCAACACACTTGGCGTCGTCTACGACAGAGGACTGATCGGAACGTATCACGATTG GTGTGAAGCTTTCTCGACTTATCCTCGTACGTACGATCTTCTTCACCTCGATGGCCTTTTCACTGCTGAAAGCCATAG GTGTGAGATGAAGTATGTTTTGCTGGAGATGGACCGGATTCTCCGTCCCAACGGGTATGTTATCATCCGGGAATCGAGCTACTTTGTGGATGCTGTGGCAACAATGGCTAAAGGGATGAAATGGGGTTGTCGGAAGGAGGAAACGGAATACGGATCGGAGCAGGAGAAGATCTTGATCTGCCAGAAGAAGCTGTGGTATTCATCTAAGCAGAGCTCAAGATGA
- the LOC121781686 gene encoding uncharacterized protein LOC121781686, with translation METTQRDTRTIGVDTKNLIAQSLLQQSYSGHLRHGALIKAAQQFGVCKRTLYRIWAEAKEQMELGVPVNVRDRVRGYNHKDKMQLDVNKVRQLCMLERSTIRKMARKLEISKSTLGRMKKEDLIRPHTSAVKPVLTDLNKLARLRWGLSQIQPIRIDGKLKYNTMHNVVHIDEKWFYMTKSSDRYYLLPDEDEPYRSYHTLHKMEKPFLMENKAYFLSQLWNQQRGIQRIEQKIIPAIKSKWPPNVCKEILIQQDNAKPHISPTDSKFQAIANKDGFKFQIICQPPNSPDTNVLDLGFFTAIL, from the exons ATGGAGACAACTCAGAGAGATACACGCACTATAGGAGTGGACACCAAAAATTTGATAGCTCAAAGTCTTCTCCAACAAAGCTATTCAGGTCATCTACGACATGGAGCTCTTATAAAAGCTGCCCAACAGTTTGGAGTATGCAAAAGGACACTTTACAGAATCTGGGCAGAAGCAAAAGAGCAGATGGAGCTTGGAGTACCTGTAAATGTGCGAGATCGTGTTAGAGGATACAACCACAAAGATAAAATGCAGCTTGATGTTAACAAGGTAAGACAACTATGTATGCTTGAAAGATCTACCATACGTAAGATGGCTCGCAAACTTGAAATTAGCAAGAGCACATTAGGAAGGATGAAGAAGGAGGATCTGATCAGACCACACACAAGTGCAGTTAAGCCAGTACTTACTGATTTGAACAAATTAGCACGGCTCAGATGGGGTCTCAGCCAGATTCAACCAATCAGAATCGATGGTAAGCTTAAATACAACACAATGCACAATGTAGTGCATATTGATGAGAAATGGTTTTACATGACTAAGAGTTCAGATAGATACTACCTGCTGCCAGATGAGGATGAGCCATATAGATCAT ACCACACTTTACACAAGATGGAGAAACCATTTTTGATGGAAAATAAGGCATATTTCCTTTCACAACTATGGAACCAGCAAAGAGGAATTCAAAGAATAGAGCAAAAG ATTATACCAGCTATCAAGTCTAAATGGCCACCGAATGTATGCAAGGAGATACTCATTCAACAAGACAATGCAAAGCCACATATTAGCCCCACTGATTCAAAGTTTCAGGCAATTGCAAACAAAGATGGATTCAAATTCCAAATCATTTGCCAACCTCCTAATTCTCCAGACACTAATGTCTTGGATTTGGGTTTTTTCACAGCAATtctgtaa
- the LOC121781184 gene encoding mechanosensitive ion channel protein 10-like translates to MDDNTPSSDHHVIHLGDDQNHKSHSSDANKLRRLSFSKPKSRFNEFSRLETLNETLNSDESDSFLTTDDDEEEERDDVAVPPSRSRRNKKKNSLIKIHWRILMEWILLILITTCLILSLTISSLKEKRTCGLELWRWCLMILVTFSGRLVSGWIIRVAVFLVERNFMLREKVLYFVYGLRKSIQNCVWLGLVLLSWTFIFNARIHKNNKLLKKLFQALVAILIAATVWLVKIILVKVLASSFHVATYFDRMKESVFQHYVLDTLSGPPMDEAAVARERSSVGRVLSRRHGTRKIDMEKLRKLSMQNTATAWSVKRLVNYVRFFGLSTISKTVDQFGGTESEITSEWEAMASAKRIFKHVAKPRAKYIEEEDLLRFLKQVEIHTIFPLFEGAVETGKISKPAFRNWVVRAYYERKSLAHSLNDTKTAVQQLHKIASAIVSMIIVVITVLVMGLASTKVIAFIITQLLLVGFTFQNMCKTVFESIVFVFVMHPFDIGDRCVIDGVQLIVEEMNILTTVFLRYDNEKIYYPNSVLITKPISNFYRSPEMSDAINFTIDVSTPMDTIITLKKAIQTYIESKPNYWNPKHSIIVKEIENLDKLKMALCVQHTINHQNYGDRNIRITELFLELKKIFGNLNLKYHLLPQEIHLTQVDISY, encoded by the exons ATGGATGACAATACCCCATCTTCTGATCATCACGTCATTCACTTAGGGGACGACCAAAACCACAAGTCCCACTCCTCCGACGCCAACAAACTACGTCGTTTAAGCTTCTCCAAGCCCAAATCCCGCTTCAACGAATTCTCCCGCCTCGAAACCCTCAACGAAACCCTCAACTCCGACGAAAGCGACTCCTTCCTCACCACCGACGACGACGAAGAAGAAGAGCGCGACGACGTCGCAGTACCCCCTTCAAGGAGCAGacgaaacaagaaaaagaattcGCTCATCAAGATCCACTGGAGAATCCTAATGGAGTGGATCCTCTTGATTCTCATCACCACGTGCCTCATCCTCTCCTTAACCATCTCCTCCCTCAAGGAAAAGCGCACGTGCGGCCTCGAGCTGTGGCGGTGGTGCCTCATGATTCTGGTGACCTTCAGCGGCCGCCTCGTCTCCGGCTGGATCATCCGCGTCGCCGTCTTCCTCGTCGAGCGCAACTTCATGCTGCGCGAGAAGGTGCTCTACTTCGTCTACGGCCTGCGAAAATCGATCCAGAACTGCGTGTGGCTGGGCCTCGTGTTGCTCTCGtggaccttcatcttcaacGCGAGGATCCACAAGAACAACAAGCTCCTCAAGAAGCTCTTCCAGGCGCTCGTGGCGATCCTCATCGCCGCGACCGTCTGGCTGGTCAAGATCATCTTGGTCAAAGTGCTGGCCTCCTCCTTCCACGTGGCCACCTACTTTGACCGGATGAAGGAGAGCGTGTTCCAGCACTACGTGCTCGACACCCTCTCCGGCCCGCCCATGGACGAGGCGGCCGTGGCACGGGAGAGGAGCAGCGTGGGGAGGGTTTTGTCGAGGAGGCACGGGACGAGGAAGATCGATATGGAGAAGCTCAGGAAGCTGAGCATGCAGAACACGGCGACGGCGTGGAGCGTCAAGAGGCTGGTGAACTACGTGAGGTTTTTCGGGCTGTCGACGATCTCGAAAACGGTGGATCAGTTCGGAGGGACGGAGTCGGAGATCACGAGTGAATGGGAGGCTATGGCCTCTGCTAAGAGGATCTTCAAGCATGTTGCTAAACCTAGGGCCAA GTACATTGAGGAGGAGGATCTGTTGAGATTCTTGAAGCAAGTTGAGATTCATACCATATTCCCCCTCTTCGAAGGCGCGGTTGAAACTGGCAAGATCTCCAAACCCGCCTTTAGAAACTGGGTG GTCCGGGCTTACTATGAACGGAAGTCTCTAGCGCATTCCTTAAACGACACGAAGACAGCAGTCCAGCAGCTTCACAAAATAGCCAGTGCCATTGTCAGCATGATCATAGTAGTCATAACTGTCCTAGTGATGGGGCTGGCTTCGACCAAGGTGATAGCGTTCATCATAACGCAGCTCCTCCTCGTGGGGTTCACGTTCCAGAACATGTGCAAGACCGTCTTCGAGTCCATTGTCTTCGTGTTTGTGATGCACCCGTTCGACATAGGGGACCGCTGTGTCATTGATGGTGTCCAG TTGATAGTTGAAGAGATGAACATACTAACAACAGTGTTCCTTCGCTACGACAATGAGAAAATCTACTACCCAAATTCGGTCCTCATCACCAAACCAATCAGCAACTTCTACAGAAGCCCGGAGATGAGCGATGCCATCAACTTCACCATCGACGTCTCCACGCCAATGGATACAATAATCACACTAAAGAAAGCAATACAAAC GTACATTGAGAGCAAGCCAAACTACTGGAACCCGAAGCATTCGATCATAGTGAAGGAGATCGAGAATTTGGACAAGCTGAAGATGGCCTTATGCGTGCAGCACACCATCAACCATCAGAACTACGGGGACCGGAACATCAGGATAACGGAGCTGTTCCTCGAGCTGAAGAAGATCTTCGGAAACCTCAATCTGAAATATCATCTTCTGCCTCAGGAGATTCATCTCACGCAAGTCGACATCAGCTACTAA
- the LOC121781967 gene encoding uncharacterized protein LOC121781967: MRKRSTKSSAVALLGSSPLPPPDTEATRSPSPGESPAVLFDFDLNALAGIASSLNKSSNKKCVSRASGSKRIQPTGFSPSPSLKSVNTIADLKDLASSTMESIKQQMERSHSKIAKDFESSKCRLHKRYKIQTQECQRIMNEAEKEHKKMFDRINEGREAMKASYAEFIAEAQTTASRLCKTTIPELAKSSEKSISSLKSRFGIS, translated from the exons ATGAGGAAGAGATCGACGAAATCATCAGCGGTCGCGCTCCTAGGATCATCTCCTCTACCACCGCCGGACACAGAGGCCACTAGGAGTCCATCGCCGGGGGAGTCTCCGGCAGTGCTGTTCGATTTCGATCTCAATGCACTCGCAGGTATCGCCTCGTCGTTGAATAAGAGCAGCAACAAAAAATGCGTTTCTAGAGCATCAGGTTCGAAGCGAATTCAGCCTACTGGATTCTCTCCATCGCCGTCGCTGAAAAGTGTGAACACGATCGCTGATCTGAAGGATCTGGCGTCTTCTACTATGGAATCCATCAAGCAACAGATGGAGAGATCGCATTCTAAAATTGCGAAGGATTTTGAGTCGTCAAAGTGTCGCCTGCACAAACGCTACAAG ATTCAGACTCAAGAATGCCAGCGAATCATGAATGAGGCAGAGAAAGAACATAAGAAGATGTTTGATCGAATCAATGAAGGTAGAGAAGCAATGAAG GCTTCATATGCCGAGTTTATAGCAGAAGCACAGACCACTGCATCTCGTC TATGTAAAACAACTATTCCCGAGCTAGCAAAAAGTTCTGAGAAAAGCATTTCTTCACTCAAGAGCCGTTTTGGGATCTCATAA